The following proteins come from a genomic window of Maribacter sp. HTCC2170:
- a CDS encoding RNA polymerase sigma factor, translated as MKQSEFLNVVMPFKDKLYRLAKRLLVSTEEAEDATQEILMKLWSKNENIGKYNNVEAFAMTMTKNFCLDRLKSKQASNLKLVHSNYGDDNTSLQKQVEAKDSLSWVEKIMEELPEQQKMVLQLRDVEEYDFDEIGELLNMKPTAIRVTLSRARKTVREKLMQKHSYGIG; from the coding sequence GTGAAACAGTCAGAGTTTTTAAATGTGGTAATGCCCTTTAAGGATAAGCTGTATAGATTGGCAAAAAGACTGCTGGTTTCTACAGAAGAGGCTGAAGATGCGACGCAAGAGATATTAATGAAGTTGTGGTCTAAAAATGAAAATATTGGGAAGTACAATAACGTTGAGGCTTTTGCCATGACAATGACCAAGAATTTTTGTTTGGATCGACTAAAGTCAAAGCAGGCAAGCAATTTGAAACTTGTTCATAGTAATTACGGAGATGATAATACCTCATTACAAAAACAAGTTGAAGCAAAAGACAGTCTTAGTTGGGTGGAAAAAATAATGGAAGAACTACCAGAACAGCAAAAAATGGTATTGCAGTTGAGAGATGTTGAGGAATATGATTTTGATGAAATAGGTGAATTGTTGAATATGAAACCAACAGCAATACGAGTAACCTTATCAAGGGCACGTAAAACAGTAAGAGAAAAATTAATGCAAAAACATAGTTATGGAATCGGATAG
- a CDS encoding DUF4252 domain-containing protein gives MKKIIIIMALIMLPALGLSQSVFDKYEDLDNVSAVVVNQSMFRLLSNIDVEVDDPEAKDFMDIAQSLKNLKVFITEDPQISKDMMSTMNQYLKSNKLEELMRVKDKDANIKFYIKTGKDEDHVSELLMFVTGMKNVDIDVNGRKLETVLLSLTGDIDLRKIGSLTKKMNLPEELNEAGKKN, from the coding sequence ATGAAGAAAATTATAATCATAATGGCATTGATAATGCTACCAGCATTAGGTCTTTCACAATCGGTCTTTGATAAATATGAAGATTTGGACAACGTTAGTGCTGTAGTGGTCAATCAAAGTATGTTCAGACTGTTATCTAACATAGATGTAGAGGTCGATGATCCTGAGGCAAAGGATTTTATGGATATAGCCCAAAGTTTAAAGAATCTAAAGGTGTTCATCACAGAAGACCCTCAAATATCCAAAGACATGATGAGTACTATGAATCAATATCTTAAGAGCAACAAGCTTGAGGAGCTAATGCGGGTAAAGGATAAAGATGCAAACATCAAATTTTATATAAAGACTGGTAAAGATGAAGATCATGTAAGTGAGCTGTTGATGTTCGTTACCGGTATGAAAAATGTAGATATTGATGTAAACGGCAGAAAATTAGAAACTGTTTTACTTTCATTGACCGGAGATATAGACTTAAGAAAAATAGGGTCTCTAACTAAAAAGATGAACTTGCCGGAAGAATTGAACGAAGCAGGTAAAAAGAATTAA
- a CDS encoding DUF4252 domain-containing protein, with protein MKKITLILAIALLPFTGISQSIFDKYEHMDEVGAVIVNKGMIDLVSSIGNLDDDKDAKEFVEMAKGINGIKVFITEDKGVAAEMSATVKKYLKKSSLEELMRVKDKDVNVKFYIKNGKHKDHVTELLMFVSGMKKMDVDVNGRKFETVLVSMTGDIDLNKIGALTKKMNLPEELNDAGKHN; from the coding sequence ATGAAAAAAATCACTTTAATTTTAGCAATCGCATTATTACCATTCACAGGAATATCTCAATCTATCTTTGACAAATACGAACATATGGATGAGGTTGGAGCTGTTATCGTCAACAAGGGCATGATAGATTTGGTCTCATCAATAGGAAATTTAGATGATGACAAGGATGCAAAGGAGTTTGTAGAAATGGCGAAAGGAATAAATGGAATAAAAGTATTCATCACAGAAGATAAAGGCGTTGCAGCAGAAATGTCAGCAACCGTTAAAAAGTACCTTAAGAAATCTTCTTTAGAAGAATTGATGCGGGTAAAGGATAAAGATGTTAATGTTAAATTTTACATTAAAAACGGAAAGCATAAGGACCATGTTACCGAATTGTTAATGTTCGTATCAGGAATGAAGAAAATGGATGTTGACGTGAACGGAAGAAAATTTGAAACTGTTTTAGTATCTATGACAGGAGATATAGACTTGAACAAAATCGGTGCACTAACCAAAAAAATGAACCTTCCTGAAGAATTGAATGACGCAGGAAAACACAACTAA